The following proteins are co-located in the Streptomyces sp. DT2A-34 genome:
- a CDS encoding FGGY-family carbohydrate kinase — protein sequence MGIVAGLDSAPDFTRIVVCDTDTGAVLRQGYAPHPVESPDGGGARPSDVDPQAWLLSLGEAAGGGLLEGVQAIGVSAQQNAVVPLDAQGNTVRPAMVGGDKRAQVAAADLIDALGGREAWAQAVGCVPQAAQPVTKLRWLAKTEPEHAVRAAVLMQAHDWLVWQLLGRPVRRTTDRGGASGTGYWSAATAAYRSDLVELALGHQAMLPEVIGPADAAGTTPEGLLISAGTGETMAAAFGLGIGLGDAVVSLGASGSVMAVHPEALVDSSGMITSLADATGMHLPVVTTLNAVRTLRGAAELLGAPDLESLSDLAMKSTPGAHGLVLLPYLEGERTPSLPHTAGTLAGLRRESMKPEHLARAAFEGMLCGLADALDVLRGRGVEVRRIFLLGAAAELPAVQAAAPMLFGAQVVVPQPADYAAIGAARQAAWALGVSQGSLDPRTPPVWQGAAAQVLEPGEELAVGQAVRQQFVSVREQTHPGAFRS from the coding sequence ATGGGGATAGTCGCCGGGCTGGACAGTGCGCCCGATTTCACTCGCATCGTCGTCTGTGACACGGACACGGGCGCCGTGCTCAGGCAGGGGTACGCCCCGCATCCGGTGGAGTCGCCGGACGGCGGTGGCGCGCGTCCCTCCGACGTCGATCCGCAGGCCTGGCTGCTGTCCCTCGGGGAGGCGGCCGGCGGCGGGCTCCTCGAAGGTGTGCAGGCCATCGGCGTGTCGGCGCAGCAGAACGCGGTGGTCCCGCTCGACGCGCAGGGCAACACCGTGCGCCCCGCGATGGTCGGCGGCGACAAGCGGGCGCAGGTCGCGGCGGCCGATCTGATCGACGCGCTGGGCGGACGCGAGGCGTGGGCGCAGGCGGTGGGGTGTGTGCCGCAGGCCGCGCAGCCGGTGACCAAGTTGCGCTGGCTCGCCAAGACCGAGCCCGAGCACGCCGTACGCGCCGCCGTCCTCATGCAGGCGCACGACTGGCTGGTGTGGCAGCTTCTCGGGCGGCCCGTGAGAAGGACCACAGACCGGGGCGGCGCCTCCGGCACCGGCTACTGGTCGGCGGCCACCGCCGCCTACCGTTCCGACCTCGTCGAGCTGGCGCTCGGCCACCAGGCCATGCTCCCCGAGGTGATCGGGCCGGCGGACGCGGCCGGTACGACCCCGGAGGGCCTGCTCATCTCCGCGGGGACCGGCGAGACCATGGCCGCCGCCTTCGGGCTCGGCATCGGGCTGGGCGACGCCGTCGTGTCGCTCGGCGCGTCCGGGTCCGTGATGGCCGTCCACCCCGAGGCCCTCGTCGACAGCTCCGGGATGATCACCTCCCTGGCCGACGCCACCGGCATGCACCTCCCGGTCGTCACCACCCTCAACGCCGTACGCACTCTGCGCGGCGCCGCCGAACTCCTCGGTGCGCCCGATCTGGAGAGCCTGTCCGACCTGGCGATGAAGTCGACGCCGGGGGCTCATGGGCTCGTGCTGCTGCCCTATCTGGAAGGTGAGCGGACGCCGAGTCTGCCGCACACCGCGGGCACGCTGGCCGGGCTGCGGCGGGAGTCGATGAAGCCGGAGCATCTGGCGCGGGCCGCGTTCGAGGGGATGCTGTGCGGGCTCGCGGACGCGCTCGACGTGCTGCGCGGCCGGGGCGTCGAGGTGCGGCGGATCTTCCTGCTGGGGGCGGCCGCCGAGCTGCCCGCCGTGCAGGCCGCGGCGCCCATGCTCTTCGGCGCGCAGGTGGTCGTACCGCAGCCCGCGGACTACGCGGCGATCGGCGCCGCCCGGCAGGCCGCGTGGGCGCTCGGTGTGTCGCAGGGCTCGCTCGATCCGCGCACCCCGCCGGTCTGGCAGGGCGCGGCCGCGCAGGTCCTGGAGCCCGGCGAGGAGCTGGCGGTGGGGCAGGCGGTGCGGCAGCAGTTCGTGTCGGTGCGGGAGCAGACGCATCCCGGGGCGTTCCGGTCGTAG
- a CDS encoding YtxH domain-containing protein: MRYRLTFVIGVAVGYVLGTRAGRERYEQLKKTARQVAQNPAVRNTAETAAQQSRVFAGKAYHTVTDKVGDRVPESVAQRVRSLRERSAHNGGAEDDWGTSNT, translated from the coding sequence ATGCGCTACCGGCTCACGTTCGTCATCGGAGTCGCCGTCGGTTACGTGCTCGGCACGCGCGCCGGACGCGAGCGCTACGAGCAGCTGAAGAAGACCGCGCGCCAGGTCGCGCAGAACCCCGCGGTCCGCAACACCGCCGAGACGGCGGCACAGCAGAGCCGCGTCTTCGCGGGCAAGGCGTACCACACGGTGACCGACAAGGTCGGCGACCGAGTCCCCGAGTCGGTCGCCCAACGAGTCCGCTCCCTGCGTGAGCGCAGCGCTCACAACGGCGGCGCGGAGGACGACTGGGGCACGAGCAACACGTAG
- a CDS encoding amino acid adenylation domain-containing protein has protein sequence MSALLSDPLPHTPQCHALRVRSGHFPDPAGRPGLWIEDVSVAATDPLAQRRRATELARPSRGPRTVLLRYTDGLSDLIVVAPRGRWDRTALGRLAAGKSVAPTYAQPAPETSPTAPAPAWGLGGDGPSASHAITLDQGGDEASWLTALAVTLRRYDPDTSPVIGTDRGSFTVEPAATLGESKPSRATGPALTGLLFDAAAQAADGSDHSDGTALPEEGETETEYVPCLAPPFPLTVSVLRDSGGLRLRCDHLSSHFSAEIAAQFVRHLVHVHQQVLQRPQTPPDDVELLDEAERARTAALGRPPRSLTTRPVSVPGALAGIVAATPDRIAVTDGDTGLTYRELDEQAARSASGLRARGVGAGDRVGVCLERSAELVVTLLAVLKAGATYVPVDPAHPADRLAHTARDAGLGVVITRLPEFPAVADCVRVTPDELMDEPEGGWPPEQNASPPPPAPDDAAYVIYTSGSTGRPKGVVVPHRNVIALVDATRDEYGLSEGGSEADVWTWFHSSAFDFSVWEIWGCLLTGGRLVVVPYFVSREPDRFRDLLVAEKVTVLSLTPSAFAQLLDVDHADVSVRLVLFGGEPLDTRMLLPWFDRHPERSCRVVNMFGITETTVHVTEQTLTRKLALAATRSVGRALPGWHLYVVDPAGRLLPPGVAGEICVGGAGVALGYLGQEELTGRRFVPDPFTGGTMYRSGDLGRLRPDGRLDHLGRIDSQVKIRGFRIELDEIRSVLLEDPGVRTAAVLVRRDDPADAATARIDAYVVLSSGGDPAGIRERAAGILPDYMLPATVTTLDALPLTPNGKLDAAKLPAPAVLRSSPRDTAPAAADADGRTAMLTEMTEIWSDVLGVPVAPDDDFFELGGNSLFAVRIGAALRARGLPSLRLRELYRHPTVRGTVAALRTMDEHLRK, from the coding sequence GTGTCCGCGTTGCTGTCCGATCCCCTCCCCCACACGCCCCAGTGCCACGCGCTGCGCGTCCGGTCAGGCCACTTTCCGGACCCCGCGGGCCGACCGGGTCTGTGGATCGAGGATGTCTCCGTGGCGGCGACGGACCCGCTCGCGCAGCGCCGACGCGCCACGGAACTCGCCCGCCCGAGCCGCGGTCCGCGCACCGTCCTCCTGCGCTACACCGACGGCCTGTCCGACCTGATCGTCGTCGCCCCGCGCGGGCGCTGGGACCGTACGGCCCTCGGCCGGCTGGCAGCCGGGAAGTCCGTGGCACCGACCTACGCCCAGCCGGCCCCCGAGACATCCCCGACCGCACCGGCGCCCGCCTGGGGACTCGGCGGCGACGGCCCCAGCGCGTCCCACGCCATCACCCTGGACCAGGGAGGCGACGAGGCGAGCTGGCTCACGGCACTCGCCGTCACCCTGCGCCGCTACGACCCGGACACCTCGCCGGTCATCGGCACCGACCGTGGCAGCTTCACCGTCGAACCGGCCGCCACGCTGGGCGAGTCGAAGCCCTCCCGTGCGACGGGCCCCGCACTCACGGGTCTGCTCTTCGATGCCGCCGCACAGGCCGCCGACGGCTCTGACCACTCGGACGGCACCGCCCTCCCCGAGGAGGGCGAGACCGAGACCGAGTACGTGCCCTGCCTCGCGCCCCCGTTCCCGCTCACCGTCTCCGTCCTGCGGGACTCGGGCGGTCTGCGACTGCGCTGCGACCACCTGAGCAGTCACTTCTCCGCGGAGATCGCGGCCCAGTTCGTACGGCACCTCGTGCACGTACATCAGCAGGTACTTCAACGCCCACAGACTCCGCCGGACGACGTAGAACTCCTCGACGAGGCGGAGCGCGCCCGCACAGCGGCGCTCGGCCGCCCGCCCCGTTCCCTGACCACCAGGCCGGTGAGCGTGCCCGGGGCGCTCGCCGGGATCGTGGCGGCGACGCCGGACCGCATCGCCGTGACCGACGGCGACACGGGCCTGACCTACCGCGAACTCGACGAGCAGGCCGCCCGGTCGGCATCCGGCCTGCGAGCACGCGGAGTCGGCGCCGGCGATCGGGTGGGAGTGTGCCTGGAGCGCTCCGCCGAACTCGTCGTCACCCTCCTCGCAGTGCTGAAGGCCGGCGCGACCTACGTGCCCGTCGACCCCGCCCACCCGGCGGACCGGCTCGCCCACACGGCACGGGACGCGGGTCTGGGCGTGGTGATCACCCGGCTCCCGGAGTTCCCGGCCGTGGCGGACTGCGTGCGGGTGACCCCGGACGAGCTGATGGACGAGCCGGAAGGCGGGTGGCCGCCGGAGCAGAACGCGAGCCCTCCGCCCCCCGCACCCGATGACGCCGCCTACGTCATCTACACCTCCGGCTCCACCGGCCGGCCCAAGGGAGTCGTCGTACCCCACCGCAACGTGATCGCCCTGGTCGACGCGACCCGCGACGAGTACGGGCTCTCAGAGGGCGGTTCAGAAGCGGACGTGTGGACCTGGTTCCACTCCAGTGCCTTCGACTTCTCGGTGTGGGAGATCTGGGGCTGTCTGCTGACCGGCGGGCGGCTGGTCGTGGTGCCGTACTTCGTCTCCCGTGAACCGGACCGCTTCCGTGACCTGCTCGTCGCCGAGAAGGTCACCGTGCTCAGCCTGACCCCGTCGGCCTTCGCCCAGCTCCTGGACGTCGACCACGCCGACGTCTCCGTCCGGCTCGTCCTCTTCGGCGGTGAGCCGCTGGACACGCGGATGCTGCTGCCCTGGTTCGACCGGCACCCCGAGAGGTCCTGCCGGGTGGTGAACATGTTCGGTATCACCGAGACCACCGTCCACGTCACCGAGCAGACCCTCACCCGGAAACTGGCGCTCGCCGCCACCCGCTCCGTCGGGCGCGCCCTGCCCGGCTGGCACCTTTACGTGGTGGACCCGGCCGGACGGCTGCTGCCGCCGGGGGTGGCGGGCGAGATATGCGTCGGCGGTGCCGGTGTGGCGCTCGGCTACCTGGGTCAGGAGGAGCTGACCGGCCGACGGTTCGTACCGGACCCGTTCACCGGCGGCACGATGTACCGCAGCGGCGACCTCGGACGCCTGCGCCCCGACGGGCGGCTCGACCACCTCGGGCGGATCGACAGCCAGGTGAAGATCCGCGGTTTCCGGATCGAGCTCGACGAGATCCGCTCCGTTCTGCTGGAGGACCCCGGCGTGCGCACCGCGGCGGTCCTGGTGCGCCGCGACGACCCGGCGGACGCCGCCACGGCCAGGATCGACGCCTACGTGGTCCTGTCGTCCGGGGGCGACCCCGCCGGGATCCGCGAGCGGGCCGCCGGCATCCTGCCCGACTACATGCTCCCTGCCACCGTCACGACGCTGGACGCCCTCCCGCTGACGCCCAACGGCAAACTCGACGCGGCGAAACTCCCCGCCCCGGCCGTCCTGCGCTCATCACCGCGGGACACGGCCCCGGCCGCTGCCGACGCCGACGGCCGCACCGCAATGCTGACGGAGATGACGGAGATCTGGAGCGACGTGTTGGGCGTGCCCGTGGCCCCGGACGACGACTTCTTCGAGCTCGGCGGCAACTCCCTGTTCGCCGTCCGAATCGGCGCCGCCCTGCGCGCCCGTGGCCTGCCGTCCCTGCGGCTGCGGGAGCTGTACCGGCACCCGACCGTCCGGGGAACGGTGGCGGCTCTCAGAACCATGGACGAGCACCTCCGGAAGTGA
- a CDS encoding SDR family oxidoreductase: protein MRLHGKSVLITGAARGLGRAAAVACAAEGADLTLLDICADLPGVPYPLGTVGQLEHTAALCRDAGAAVLTAEADIRDTRGIREAVARAEDRFGRIDVAVNNAGIAAPSGKPVHEIEEDEWSLMIDVDLSGAWRVMRAVGGAMSARRGGSIVNVASTAGLVGYRHFAGYVAAKHAVVGLTKAAALDFAPTKVRVNAVCPGSVRDDAWAEGRMLAEIARALDVPVHEHEKTFAEAQPMNALIEPEDVAAAIVFLASDESRQITGSVLTVDGGFSVR from the coding sequence ATGCGTCTGCACGGCAAGTCGGTCCTCATCACCGGCGCCGCCCGCGGACTCGGCAGAGCCGCCGCGGTCGCCTGCGCAGCCGAGGGCGCCGACCTCACCCTGCTGGACATCTGCGCCGACCTGCCGGGCGTGCCCTACCCGCTGGGCACTGTGGGGCAGTTGGAGCACACCGCCGCACTGTGCCGGGACGCCGGCGCGGCCGTCCTCACCGCGGAGGCCGACATCCGCGACACCCGAGGCATACGGGAGGCGGTGGCCCGCGCCGAGGACAGGTTCGGCCGGATCGACGTCGCCGTCAACAACGCGGGCATCGCGGCGCCCTCGGGCAAACCCGTGCACGAGATCGAAGAGGACGAGTGGTCCCTGATGATCGACGTGGATCTCTCGGGGGCCTGGCGGGTGATGCGCGCGGTCGGCGGGGCGATGAGCGCCCGGCGCGGCGGCAGCATCGTCAACGTCGCCTCCACCGCGGGGCTCGTCGGTTACCGGCATTTCGCCGGCTATGTCGCCGCCAAGCACGCCGTCGTCGGTCTCACCAAAGCCGCCGCGCTCGACTTCGCGCCGACGAAGGTGCGCGTGAACGCGGTCTGCCCGGGATCCGTGCGCGACGACGCGTGGGCCGAAGGCAGGATGCTCGCCGAGATCGCCAGGGCGCTGGACGTGCCCGTCCACGAGCACGAGAAGACCTTCGCCGAGGCACAGCCCATGAACGCGCTGATCGAACCCGAGGACGTCGCCGCCGCGATCGTCTTCCTGGCCTCGGACGAGTCCCGGCAGATCACCGGGTCGGTCCTGACCGTGGACGGCGGGTTCAGCGTCCGTTGA
- a CDS encoding thioesterase II family protein, whose protein sequence is MPTDDPTDTTNPTDTTKLVCLPYAGAGASFYRPWAALAGEALELVPLQLPGRERLIDEQPYRDVHKAVDGLLPRLREQLGDGDHRAALFGHSLGAVLAYELAHRLVAEPGIELVHLFVSGSPHPGRSREQRATGLSDDDFLARVGEFAGYRHPAFDDPEMREMLLPTLRADVEMHETYVPSTPLPLDAPLTVIRGEDDTLVGHDDAASWNKVSGRDFEHVEIPGGHMYLTESTPALVDLIVSKVLQPPPSPLFPHTSS, encoded by the coding sequence ATGCCCACGGATGACCCCACCGACACGACCAACCCGACCGACACGACCAAGCTGGTGTGTCTTCCGTACGCCGGAGCGGGTGCCTCGTTCTACCGCCCCTGGGCCGCCCTGGCCGGTGAGGCGCTGGAGCTCGTGCCGCTCCAACTGCCCGGCCGTGAAAGGCTGATCGACGAGCAGCCCTACCGGGACGTGCACAAGGCCGTCGACGGACTCCTGCCCCGGCTGCGGGAACAGCTCGGCGACGGCGACCACAGAGCAGCTCTCTTCGGGCACAGCCTCGGTGCCGTGCTCGCCTACGAACTGGCACACCGCCTGGTCGCCGAGCCCGGCATCGAGCTCGTCCACCTGTTCGTCAGCGGGTCACCGCATCCTGGCCGGAGTCGTGAACAACGGGCCACCGGCCTGTCCGACGACGACTTCCTCGCCCGTGTCGGCGAGTTCGCGGGCTACCGCCATCCCGCGTTCGACGACCCGGAGATGCGCGAGATGCTCCTGCCCACCCTGCGCGCGGACGTCGAGATGCACGAGACCTACGTACCGAGCACTCCCCTTCCGCTGGACGCGCCCCTCACGGTCATCCGGGGCGAGGACGACACCCTGGTCGGCCACGACGACGCCGCGTCCTGGAACAAGGTGTCCGGCCGCGACTTCGAGCACGTCGAGATCCCCGGCGGCCACATGTATCTGACCGAGTCCACACCCGCGCTGGTCGACCTGATCGTCTCGAAGGTGCTCCAGCCGCCCCCCTCGCCCCTCTTCCCCCACACCTCCTCTTAA
- a CDS encoding MbtH family protein translates to MTTNPFDDDSIEHLVLVNDEGQHSLWPAFAEIPAGWTVVHGRASRQSCVDHVDEHWTDMRPKSLIRAMGEEPSAR, encoded by the coding sequence ATGACCACCAACCCCTTCGACGACGACAGCATCGAGCACCTGGTCCTGGTGAACGACGAGGGCCAGCACTCCCTGTGGCCCGCCTTCGCCGAGATCCCGGCCGGCTGGACCGTCGTCCACGGCCGCGCGAGCCGCCAGTCCTGCGTGGACCACGTCGACGAGCACTGGACCGACATGCGCCCCAAGAGCCTGATCAGGGCCATGGGCGAGGAGCCATCGGCCCGGTGA
- a CDS encoding amino acid adenylation domain-containing protein: MTQPGPADVLPLTPLQEGLLFHTLYEHERDAPDVYVVQLVFELEGPVNAERLRATAQTLLDRHPNLRAAFRRRRGGQPVQVVPRRATLPWAETDLTGRAADTEKAWAELLDEDRALGFDPATPPVLRCTLVRTGERRHRLLVTHHHILLDGWSVSVLLRELLTLYAADGDPAVLAPVPPYRTFLTWLDRRDRTAAEAAWRDALADVTEPTRLAPATTQGATDPAQARTELSAELGAALTACARRLGVTVNTLVQGAWALLLGRLTGRDDVVFGATVSGRPPELPGVESMVGLFINTIPTRVRLRPEESLGALLREVQDGYVRLLDHHHLGLADIQRAVGVPELFDSLVVFENYPVDPRATGAERDTDKNADGRDTDEDGDGREGAGGGLRVVGSSGRDATHYPVTLVALPGSRPRFRLAYHPGLFDAGWADATLARLVRILEAMAADPELPQGRLGLLAPPELPRRTRLTPPATRTLTDLWSAQAAATPDADAVLDRGTRLTYRELDARAERLAGRLTALGAGPERVVGIALPRTAELVVAVLAVLKSGAAYLPLDPAYPAGRLAYIVADARPVVVLATAKTAGVLPEGTPLLDPGSEVTERHPHLPAHCSAPDNLAYITYTSGSTGRPKGVLATHRNAVEFVEWTHAEFGPERLAKVLFSTSLNFDVSVFEIFSPLLCGGRIEIVENLLALTEGTPRDAGLISGVPTVMATVLAERPAVSPHTVALGGEPIPEQLRAGIEAAFPGARLVNFYGPTEATIYATAWKSDADPDDKAGPPIGRPLARNVVHLLDHALHPVPDGAVGEVYVAGGGPARGYLGRPDLTAGRFVADPFGGPGERMYRTGDLAVRGSDGHLRFLGRADHQVKLRGFRIELGEIEAALAAHPAVAKAAATVREDQHGEKRLVAYVVCPQAVAVTADGFRDHLARTLPAHMVPSAFVMLEALPHTASGKLDRKALPAPDAPLTAKTAPRTGREETLRAIFAEVLGLAPDRVGVHDGFLDLGGHSLLAPRLTSRISTELGVELPLRALFQTPTVAALARRLAEGDRPRTPDRPAGPSHESGTAPVGPLLALRTRGDLEPLFCLPPASGLSWGFAGLARHLSPGRPLYGLQSRGLIPGQDRAGSLAEVVAEHTALIRETQPQGPYHLLGYSMGGLVAYDIAVGLQAAGEQVALLALLDSFPGAWIRQGPARSDRPALLRSLLTILGRQVPEDETEPLAESRFAELVRRVPDMPGSLDDAELAALVDVTANNGRLLGEFAPRPYRGDLLFFTAAQDPDAVPERHGSWQPYVEGRIDNHDIPCTHGEMTRPTALDLIGPVLDSRLRK, translated from the coding sequence ATGACGCAGCCCGGGCCGGCCGACGTACTCCCCCTGACCCCGCTCCAGGAGGGCCTGCTCTTCCACACTCTGTACGAGCACGAACGGGACGCCCCCGACGTGTACGTCGTTCAGCTGGTCTTCGAGCTCGAAGGCCCGGTGAACGCCGAGCGTCTGCGCGCCACCGCTCAGACACTGCTGGACCGTCACCCGAACCTGCGGGCGGCTTTCCGGCGGCGGCGCGGCGGCCAGCCGGTGCAGGTCGTCCCACGCCGGGCGACACTGCCGTGGGCGGAAACCGACCTGACCGGGCGAGCTGCCGACACCGAGAAGGCGTGGGCCGAACTGCTGGACGAGGACCGGGCCCTCGGGTTCGACCCGGCCACGCCTCCCGTCCTGCGCTGCACCCTGGTCCGCACCGGCGAGCGCCGCCACCGGCTCCTCGTCACCCATCACCACATCCTGCTCGACGGCTGGTCGGTCTCCGTGCTGCTGCGGGAACTGCTCACCCTGTACGCCGCCGACGGCGACCCGGCCGTGCTCGCGCCCGTCCCGCCGTACCGCACCTTCCTCACGTGGCTGGACCGCAGGGACCGTACCGCCGCCGAGGCCGCCTGGCGGGACGCGCTGGCCGACGTGACGGAACCGACCCGACTGGCCCCGGCCACCACGCAGGGCGCCACCGACCCGGCACAGGCGCGGACCGAGCTGTCGGCGGAGCTCGGAGCCGCCCTCACGGCATGCGCCCGGCGCCTCGGCGTGACCGTGAACACCCTCGTCCAGGGCGCCTGGGCGCTGCTGCTCGGCCGCCTGACCGGCCGCGACGACGTCGTCTTCGGCGCCACCGTCTCGGGCCGCCCGCCCGAACTGCCCGGTGTCGAGTCGATGGTCGGCCTGTTCATCAACACCATCCCGACGCGGGTCCGGCTGCGGCCCGAGGAGAGCCTGGGCGCCCTGCTCCGAGAGGTCCAGGACGGCTACGTCCGCCTCCTCGACCACCACCATCTCGGCCTGGCCGACATCCAGCGGGCCGTGGGCGTCCCGGAGCTCTTCGACAGCCTCGTGGTCTTCGAGAACTACCCGGTGGATCCACGTGCCACGGGCGCCGAGCGGGACACCGACAAAAACGCCGACGGGCGGGACACCGACGAAGACGGCGACGGGCGTGAAGGCGCCGGCGGCGGGCTCCGCGTCGTCGGCTCAAGCGGTCGCGACGCCACCCACTACCCCGTGACCCTCGTGGCCCTCCCCGGCTCCCGGCCCCGCTTCCGGCTGGCCTACCACCCGGGACTGTTCGACGCCGGCTGGGCCGACGCCACGCTCGCGCGGCTGGTGCGCATCCTCGAAGCGATGGCGGCCGACCCGGAACTCCCGCAGGGCCGCCTGGGGCTCCTGGCGCCCCCGGAACTCCCGCGGCGGACCCGGCTCACGCCGCCCGCGACCCGTACCCTCACCGACCTCTGGTCGGCCCAGGCCGCGGCCACCCCGGACGCCGACGCCGTACTGGACCGCGGCACCCGTCTCACGTACCGCGAACTGGACGCCCGGGCCGAGCGGTTGGCCGGTCGTCTCACCGCTCTCGGGGCGGGCCCCGAGCGGGTCGTCGGCATCGCTCTGCCCCGTACGGCGGAGCTGGTCGTCGCCGTCCTCGCCGTACTGAAGTCCGGTGCCGCCTATCTGCCGCTCGACCCCGCCTACCCGGCCGGCCGTCTCGCGTACATCGTCGCCGACGCCCGCCCGGTCGTCGTCCTCGCCACCGCCAAGACAGCGGGAGTGTTGCCGGAGGGCACACCCCTGCTCGATCCGGGCAGTGAGGTGACGGAGCGCCACCCTCACCTGCCCGCGCACTGCTCGGCACCGGACAACCTCGCCTACATCACCTACACATCCGGCTCCACGGGCCGCCCCAAGGGTGTTCTGGCCACACACCGCAACGCCGTCGAGTTCGTCGAGTGGACCCATGCGGAGTTCGGTCCCGAGCGGCTCGCCAAGGTGCTGTTCTCGACCTCGCTCAACTTCGACGTGTCGGTGTTCGAGATCTTCTCGCCGCTGCTGTGCGGCGGCCGAATCGAGATCGTGGAGAACCTCCTCGCCCTCACCGAGGGCACCCCCCGGGACGCCGGCCTGATCAGCGGCGTACCCACGGTCATGGCCACCGTGCTCGCCGAGCGCCCGGCCGTCTCACCGCACACGGTGGCCCTCGGCGGCGAACCGATCCCCGAACAGCTCCGCGCCGGCATCGAGGCCGCCTTCCCCGGGGCACGGCTCGTCAACTTCTACGGACCCACCGAGGCGACCATCTACGCCACCGCCTGGAAGTCCGACGCCGACCCCGACGACAAGGCCGGGCCGCCCATCGGCCGCCCCCTCGCCCGCAACGTCGTCCACCTCCTCGACCACGCGCTGCACCCCGTGCCCGACGGGGCCGTCGGCGAGGTGTACGTGGCGGGCGGCGGCCCGGCCCGCGGCTACCTCGGCAGGCCGGATCTGACGGCCGGGCGGTTCGTCGCCGACCCGTTCGGCGGACCGGGGGAACGCATGTACCGCACGGGCGACCTGGCGGTGCGTGGCTCCGACGGGCACCTGCGCTTCCTGGGCCGGGCCGACCATCAGGTGAAGCTCCGCGGCTTCCGGATCGAACTCGGCGAGATCGAAGCCGCACTCGCCGCGCATCCGGCCGTCGCCAAGGCGGCGGCCACGGTGCGGGAGGACCAGCACGGCGAGAAACGACTGGTCGCCTACGTCGTATGTCCACAAGCGGTGGCCGTGACCGCCGACGGCTTCCGCGACCACCTCGCCCGCACCCTCCCCGCCCACATGGTCCCCTCGGCGTTCGTCATGCTCGAAGCGCTCCCGCACACCGCCAGTGGCAAGCTGGACCGCAAGGCACTGCCCGCCCCCGACGCGCCGCTCACCGCGAAGACGGCTCCGCGTACCGGGCGGGAGGAGACCTTGCGCGCCATCTTCGCCGAGGTCCTCGGCCTCGCCCCGGATCGGGTCGGCGTCCACGACGGCTTCCTCGATCTCGGCGGCCACTCCCTGCTGGCTCCCCGCCTGACCTCGCGGATCAGCACCGAACTCGGCGTCGAACTGCCGCTGCGCGCCCTCTTCCAGACCCCGACCGTGGCGGCGCTGGCCCGACGTCTGGCCGAAGGCGACCGCCCGCGGACGCCCGACCGTCCCGCAGGCCCTTCCCATGAGTCGGGTACGGCCCCGGTGGGACCTCTGCTCGCGCTGCGCACCCGAGGCGACCTCGAACCTCTGTTCTGCCTTCCGCCGGCCTCGGGCCTGTCCTGGGGCTTCGCAGGGCTGGCCCGCCACCTCAGCCCCGGACGCCCGCTGTACGGCCTGCAGTCCCGCGGCCTGATCCCCGGTCAGGACCGGGCCGGCAGCCTGGCCGAGGTGGTCGCCGAGCACACCGCCCTCATCCGCGAGACACAGCCGCAGGGCCCGTATCACCTGCTCGGCTACTCCATGGGCGGCCTCGTCGCGTACGACATCGCCGTCGGCCTCCAGGCGGCCGGAGAGCAGGTCGCGCTCCTCGCACTGCTCGACTCCTTCCCCGGGGCCTGGATTCGACAGGGCCCCGCCCGGTCCGACCGCCCCGCGCTGCTGCGCAGCCTCCTCACCATCCTCGGCCGGCAGGTGCCCGAGGACGAGACGGAACCGCTGGCCGAGAGCCGGTTCGCGGAGCTGGTCCGCCGTGTACCCGACATGCCCGGCAGCCTCGACGACGCCGAACTGGCGGCCCTGGTCGACGTGACGGCGAACAACGGGCGTCTGCTGGGCGAGTTCGCCCCCCGGCCGTACCGCGGGGACCTGCTGTTCTTCACCGCCGCACAGGATCCGGACGCGGTCCCCGAACGGCACGGCTCCTGGCAGCCGTACGTCGAAGGCCGCATCGACAACCACGACATCCCCTGCACGCACGGAGAGATGACCCGGCCCACAGCACTGGACCTCATCGGCCCGGTGCTGGACAGCCGGCTCCGAAAGTAG